The sequence TCCGCGCCGTCGACAAATACCGCGACCGCGTCCTCGCGCTGCGCCTCGGCGTCACCGACTTCTGCTCCTCCTACGGCCTGCGCCGCGCCCCCGACATGACCGCGTACGACGTCCAGGTCGTCGCCTCCGTCATCGCCGACGTGGTGAACATGCTGGGCCGCGCCGACGGCACCGGGTTCACGGTCACCGGGCCCGTGTGGGAGTACTTCCGCCTCTCCGAGCGCATGTTCAAGCCCCAGCTGCGGCAGAGCCCCTTCCTGGAGGTGCGGGCCGCCGAGCTGCGCGCGAAGCTGCTGGAGCACGCCATGGACGGGCTGCTGCGCGAGATCTCCCTCGACCAGGCCAACGGCCTGCTGGGCAAGACCTGCATCCACCCCTCCCACGTGCTGCCCGTGCACACGCTGTCCGTGGTCAGCCACGAGGAGTACAGCGACGCCCAGGACATCCTGCGGCCGGAACGCGGCGGCGGGGGCGTCCTCAGGTCCGCCTACACGAACAAGATGAACGAGGTGAAGCCCCACCGCGCCTGGGCCGAGCGGACCCTGCTGCGCGCGGAGGTGTTCGGCGTCGCGCACGAGGACGTCAACTTCGTGGAACTGCTCGCCGCCGGAATACCCGACTGACTCTCCCGCACCGGGAGACGCACCCAAGGAACGCATGAACAACGCAGTGAACGACGGGGTCT is a genomic window of Streptomyces sp. WP-1 containing:
- a CDS encoding HpcH/HpaI aldolase/citrate lyase family protein; its protein translation is MRHFGHIAPEVRQRLFHREPCAFTADSPARLLAAALGATLYSPATRPRLADDVLRQAGNGVVSMVLCLEDSIGDADVVAGEENLVRQFADLDSRAGAEPPLLFIRVRTPEQIPDLVRRLGPSVRLLSGFVLPKFTGERGLPFLEALAAAEADAGRRLFAMPVLESPELLYRESRVETLEGIFRAVDKYRDRVLALRLGVTDFCSSYGLRRAPDMTAYDVQVVASVIADVVNMLGRADGTGFTVTGPVWEYFRLSERMFKPQLRQSPFLEVRAAELRAKLLEHAMDGLLREISLDQANGLLGKTCIHPSHVLPVHTLSVVSHEEYSDAQDILRPERGGGGVLRSAYTNKMNEVKPHRAWAERTLLRAEVFGVAHEDVNFVELLAAGIPD